The region TTATGGGTATAGTGTTATAGTGGCTATTGGATGTGAGAAAAAGAAGCTTGGAGTACCTGGAGAAGATAGATTTCTTGGTAGAGGAGTATCGTATTGTGCAGTCTGTGATGCACCTTTCTTTAAAGATAAAGTTGTGGCTGTTGTTGGTGGAGGTGATTCAGCGCTTTCAAGTGCTCTTCATCTAGCATCATATGCTAGAACAGTCTATATAATCCATAGAAGGAACATGTTTAGAGCGTTTCAAGCATATGTTGATAAAGTATTGAAAGAACCTAAGATAGAGGTGATAATGAACTCAAGGGTTGTAGAAATACTTGGAAAAGATAAAGTTGAGGCTGTAAGAATTAGAACAAGTTCAGATGAAGAAAAGGTGCTGAAGGTTGATGGAGTCTTTATAGAGATAGGTTCTGAACCACCTAAACAGCTTTTGGAAAAAATAGGTCTAGAACTCGATGATAAAGGATACATAGTGGTTAAACCAGATATGAGCACAAATCTTCCAGGTGTATTTGCAGCAGGAGATGTTACTGGAGGACCCCATAAAGTACGGTTCGAGCAGATAATTGTGGCGGCAGCCGAAGGAGCTATAGCTGCAAACTCTGTTTACCACTACCTATTGTCAGTTAAGAAAGATTAAAATCAAGTGTGATTTAGATCTTTAAAGTATATAGGTTTACCTTTCGTAGCGTTTAGTTGATAGGGAAGGTATGAATTGATGTATCTTGATTCAGTATCCGAACCAATACTATTGGTCTTAATCAATGGATCCATAGTTATGGGGGCAACATCTCTAGGTTCGTTAACAGCTTTCTTTGGATATAGACTTTCTGATAGATATCTCGATCTAAGTCTAGGATTTGCTGCAGGAATAATGATTGTTGCCAGCTTCAGTAGCTTGATAATGCCTGCAATAGATGAGGGCCTGTATATTGATGTAGGTCTTGGCATAGCTCTAGGAACACTATTGATATTATTGTTAGACAGAGTTCTACCTCATGAGCACGAAAGTGTGGGATATGAAGGTCTAGAACGTTTCAGGGAGAAAATACGCAAGGCATGGTTAGTAGCTCTAGCCATGATCATCCACAACATACCTGAAGGACTTGCAGTAGGTGTAGCAACAATCTATAGCCCTTACTTAGGATTGGCAACAGCTATAGCTATAGGGCTTCAAGATGTAGTTGAGGGTATGGCTACATCACTACCTTTAGCCTCTGCTGAAGGAAAACGTCTTAAAGCTGTAGCCATAGGCATTATAAGTGGTGTGATTGAGTTACTAGCCACGTTTAGTGGAGCAGCTCTAGCTACATTGAGTAGAATATTCCTGGGTATAGGTATGGGGCTAGCTGCAGGAGCTATGATATATGTTGTAGTAGAAGAGATACTTCCAGAGATATTCCATAGACAAGCAAGAAATAGAAGAATAGCCACACTAGGGTTCATCATAGGGTTCTATGCAATGCTATACCTAGATATACTAATACATTAGCCAAATCACTAAATAAAGATAGCAATTTAGAACACCTGGGGAGAAGCTGGAGCTAATTCTCCACAGATCTTGAGAATGATGTTCAAAATCTATAGAATACGATATACAGAACACGTAGCTATGTATATATTCAGGTAATCGTTGGCTGTATACATACCCTAGGCTATTACATTAAGATTCCATATATAGACATCCTAGATAGTTACTCAGTATCATCACAAGACATTATATAGCAATCAAATTAGATATAGAGCATGCTATATGTAGAGTATTGCTCTACATCTACCTATTACCTATGACAAATTTCGGAGGCTCTATCCATTCTGATCTACATCTAGGACATCTCGATGGCTTTCTAGGTCTATCAAGTTCAGAAAACACATAGCCACATTTTCTACATCTTGCAGGTAGCATGAGCAATAACTTTTTATTTCCACTTTGTCGTCTAACGGTTTTCGCTATATGCGCCAAATGTTCATAAACATCGTAAACATCTATCCCCATAATCTGTGCAATCTCTTCCGCAGATAATGGGGCTTCTGTTGCTTCTAAAAGCTTCATTATCCTCTGTCTAATACTCCCCAAATATTCGTCTCCAAAATACACTCATAACCACCTTAAAGAGATGAAAGGGAGATAGGATTTGATCTAGTGGATTCAACACTCTGTGAAACCAAGCACTCTACACCATTCACGAATTATTTCTTCTTCTGCCCTCTCTTGCTCAATGAGTTGATGTTCAGCATAATTAGGTTTCCTGGATCCTTTATCGAGGCTCATCTGAATATATTCAACAGCCTTTCTAGTTGGATGAGAAACTATACTGATGTAAGCTCTAGCAATAGCTGCTACAGTTGCCTCATGTAGAACAATGACCTGGTCCTTCAGAACAAGAATCAACCTCATATGTCTATGGTTCGGCGGAATAAAACCTACAACCTTAACAACATCACTATTCCTATACACCTTCACATCAGTAGATACAGACATAACAACTCACTACTCAGTCCTTTCTTAAACAAGTTTATAGCTGATTAATACTTGATAGTTCTAGATCAAATATGGTATTAATATCTCATAAAGATTTCTATTCATTGTAACTATATTGATCGGTATATGGATAAGAGGCACGGTCTCCTAATTATCTGTATATACATCTACTATACCCTCTGTAAGACAAAGAAATAAAGACTAGGGTTTAAATAATGTTGATATAGAGAATTTGATTAATTGTTAGTGGGTGTTATCCATATACTTCCTAGATTTTGTTAGAGTATGCAGTATGTTTTAAAGAAATCAAGGAATTAGATTAAAACATTTGATATATTGAGAGATTTCGGAAATTTTTAATAAATTCTCTATATCGACCAACAGATTATGTTCTTCAGATTTTTCGAAGGTAGAGATTAGTTAAAATCAGTATTCGAGAGCATTGGATATACATTAAATCACATTCTAGATTTATTCGATGTTTGTTATCTGAGTGATTGAAGGTTTTGTTGATGTGGATGGATTTTGAAGTATGGTTATGTTTTGTTAATGTCTTTGACCGATTTTCATGGTGATGGGTATTTGTGTTTGATTTTTCTAGTTTATTGATCTTTATTAGAAGTAGTGATTGTGGTTAAGTGTGGGTTTGTTCTGATTTCCTCAAGATAAATAATATTACCAAACTCTTGATTAATCATACATAATCTATGGGGGTGTATAGATAGATTAAGGTCTAGTTCACTATTACTGGTTTGCTAGATCAGTTAATGTAAATGTATATGTGTGGGTGGTTTAAGTGGATAGATATAGATCTAAGGTAGTGATTACAGCTCCTATACACAATATATGTATTGATATACTTAAGCAGAAAGCTGATGTATATGTTTATGAGAAGCCATTGTTGAATGAAGAAGAGATTATTGAAGTAGTTAGAGAAATTGATCCAGATGC is a window of Ignisphaera sp. DNA encoding:
- a CDS encoding FAD-dependent oxidoreductase, whose protein sequence is MSRFRLSVSRTKTGKEIYDCVVVGAGPAGLTSAIYLARFGLKINIVTRDVGGKMAIAPLVDDYPGIPEIPGIKLADLFEQHVKKFGVEIVVGELMVNLKREGDIWCVETVSGSKFYGYSVIVAIGCEKKKLGVPGEDRFLGRGVSYCAVCDAPFFKDKVVAVVGGGDSALSSALHLASYARTVYIIHRRNMFRAFQAYVDKVLKEPKIEVIMNSRVVEILGKDKVEAVRIRTSSDEEKVLKVDGVFIEIGSEPPKQLLEKIGLELDDKGYIVVKPDMSTNLPGVFAAGDVTGGPHKVRFEQIIVAAAEGAIAANSVYHYLLSVKKD
- a CDS encoding ZIP family metal transporter, encoding MYLDSVSEPILLVLINGSIVMGATSLGSLTAFFGYRLSDRYLDLSLGFAAGIMIVASFSSLIMPAIDEGLYIDVGLGIALGTLLILLLDRVLPHEHESVGYEGLERFREKIRKAWLVALAMIIHNIPEGLAVGVATIYSPYLGLATAIAIGLQDVVEGMATSLPLASAEGKRLKAVAIGIISGVIELLATFSGAALATLSRIFLGIGMGLAAGAMIYVVVEEILPEIFHRQARNRRIATLGFIIGFYAMLYLDILIH
- a CDS encoding transcriptional regulator; amino-acid sequence: MYFGDEYLGSIRQRIMKLLEATEAPLSAEEIAQIMGIDVYDVYEHLAHIAKTVRRQSGNKKLLLMLPARCRKCGYVFSELDRPRKPSRCPRCRSEWIEPPKFVIGNR